A genome region from Rhodopseudomonas boonkerdii includes the following:
- a CDS encoding DUF6119 family protein, with protein MAKSRAFSIYLLKEGYDAANALREDHALDDDIGAQGLPEGATLFVLDSDPRPPWWKSYFNVEKNLTQVNKGALVFLPVGGRCFALSFGHVAHNLIDSSYEYDFGLRVTLNSLDPHKLKSTDTLDPGAAKRQRTQLPIESELTLFDFDRDSTILRSLTGKVRDEHKELFRHATGGSNLRISTDVEADRLAALCEKLLDLYQSEEYKAAFPDIQNIMPVRDPAQIEALNGQLLAAFRARNPDLNLTVPEIINYSDNLYAAFAGAGRSRVYDDVYIGRYYEYLDEHGIDLNALGVEDLRRHALVLTDEDGNSRDRYSIFKSLVFDTTLEDAQGETFHLCEGNWYRIDDTYIARLSAYLDPLCADSDLPPYDHPSEGEYNAAVGAGDAAIACLDTKNISPDGQSAVEPCDLLAVRDGVAAFYHVKVSTLSAQLSHLFNQGVNAIELMRLEPQAVDKLEALIREVLADGDADAMVTLVRDRKCRIVFGIVTRKDPAGRSLNLPLFSRISLMRGMKALQLMDVPGRVIFIADQVVAAEGRKKKRNKKDVPDEV; from the coding sequence ATGGCAAAGAGCAGGGCTTTCTCGATATACCTTCTCAAGGAAGGCTATGATGCTGCCAACGCGCTGCGGGAGGACCATGCGCTCGATGACGATATCGGCGCGCAGGGCCTGCCGGAAGGCGCAACGCTGTTCGTGCTGGATAGCGACCCGCGCCCGCCATGGTGGAAGTCATATTTCAACGTCGAGAAAAACCTGACGCAGGTCAACAAGGGTGCCCTGGTGTTTCTGCCGGTCGGCGGGCGGTGTTTCGCGCTCTCCTTCGGCCATGTCGCCCATAACTTGATCGACTCCAGCTACGAATATGATTTTGGGCTGCGGGTAACATTGAACAGCCTTGACCCGCACAAGCTTAAAAGCACCGACACGCTCGATCCCGGTGCGGCCAAGCGCCAGCGGACGCAGCTTCCGATCGAGTCTGAGCTGACGCTGTTCGATTTCGACCGTGACAGCACGATCTTGCGCAGCTTGACCGGCAAGGTCCGCGATGAGCACAAGGAACTGTTCCGGCACGCCACAGGCGGCAGTAATTTGCGTATCAGCACGGATGTCGAGGCCGACCGGCTGGCGGCGCTGTGCGAGAAGCTGCTCGATCTATATCAGAGCGAGGAATACAAGGCCGCTTTCCCGGACATCCAGAACATCATGCCGGTCCGTGATCCGGCGCAGATCGAGGCGCTGAACGGCCAACTCCTAGCGGCCTTTCGCGCGCGCAATCCCGACCTCAACCTCACGGTTCCGGAAATCATCAACTACAGCGACAACCTCTACGCCGCCTTCGCCGGAGCCGGGCGCAGCCGCGTCTATGACGATGTCTATATCGGGCGGTACTACGAGTATCTGGATGAACATGGGATCGACCTGAATGCTCTGGGCGTCGAGGATTTGCGCCGTCACGCGCTGGTCCTGACCGACGAGGACGGAAACAGCCGCGACCGCTACAGCATCTTCAAGAGCCTGGTCTTCGACACGACGCTGGAGGACGCGCAAGGCGAAACCTTCCATCTTTGCGAAGGCAATTGGTACCGCATCGACGATACCTATATCGCGCGGCTTAGCGCCTATCTCGATCCGCTATGCGCGGACAGCGATCTCCCGCCCTACGATCATCCGAGCGAGGGCGAATACAATGCGGCCGTTGGGGCGGGGGACGCGGCTATCGCCTGCCTTGATACAAAGAATATCAGCCCGGATGGGCAAAGCGCGGTGGAGCCTTGCGACCTGCTGGCGGTCCGCGACGGCGTCGCTGCCTTCTATCATGTCAAAGTCTCGACGCTCTCGGCTCAGTTGAGCCATCTGTTCAATCAGGGCGTAAACGCCATCGAATTGATGCGGCTGGAACCGCAGGCCGTTGACAAGCTGGAGGCGCTTATCCGGGAAGTGCTTGCCGATGGCGATGCGGATGCGATGGTCACGCTCGTTCGTGACCGGAAATGCCGCATCGTCTTCGGCATCGTGACCCGGAAAGACCCCGCCGGGCGGTCGCTGAACCTGCCCTTGTTCTCCCGCATCAGCCTTATGCGCGGCATGAAGGCGCTCCAGCTTATGGACGTTCCGGGGCGTGTGATTTTCATCGCGGACCAGGTTGTGGCAGCGGAAGGCCGCAAGAAGAAGCGGAATAAGAAGGACGTGCCTGATGAGGTGTAA
- a CDS encoding antirestriction protein ArdA has protein sequence MTNAATNIPRIYVACLAAYNNGHLHGAWIDADQDADQIRDEISAMLARSPIRGAEEYAIHDYESFEGVTIQEYAGIEKVARMGAFIAEHGALGAGLLEQFVGDIDQAETTLQDCYHGQFASLADYMEELTAESVTIPDALRYYIDWDAMARDAEMGGEFFTIETARDEVHVFSKC, from the coding sequence ATGACCAACGCAGCCACCAACATCCCCCGCATCTATGTCGCCTGCCTTGCAGCCTACAACAACGGCCATCTGCATGGTGCATGGATCGACGCGGATCAGGACGCCGACCAGATCAGGGACGAGATTTCCGCGATGCTCGCGCGTTCACCGATCAGGGGCGCGGAGGAATATGCCATCCATGATTATGAGAGCTTCGAGGGCGTCACCATTCAGGAATATGCCGGCATCGAGAAGGTCGCCCGCATGGGCGCTTTCATCGCCGAGCATGGCGCACTCGGCGCGGGCTTGCTGGAGCAATTCGTCGGCGACATCGACCAAGCGGAAACAACCTTGCAGGATTGCTATCATGGCCAGTTCGCCAGCCTTGCCGACTACATGGAGGAGCTGACTGCCGAGAGCGTCACGATCCCCGACGCCCTGCGCTACTATATTGATTGGGATGCGATGGCGCGCGATGCCGAAATGGGCGGCGAGTTCTTCACGATCGAAACCGCCCGCGACGAGGTGCATGTCTTTTCCAAATGCTAA
- a CDS encoding transcriptional regulator domain-containing protein has product MLRIDWRAPASYGHAKAIPPAGFAWEYLRRHEDYHRDFQTISRVKEPAANELEAFTQRWGLRFPLRSRNPA; this is encoded by the coding sequence ATGCTTCGCATTGATTGGCGTGCGCCCGCGTCTTACGGGCACGCAAAAGCTATTCCTCCCGCCGGCTTCGCTTGGGAGTATCTTCGTCGCCATGAGGATTATCATCGCGACTTCCAGACCATTTCCCGCGTGAAGGAGCCGGCTGCAAACGAGCTGGAAGCATTCACGCAGCGATGGGGTTTGCGATTTCCCCTGCGATCCCGAAACCCCGCCTGA
- a CDS encoding DUF2285 domain-containing protein: protein MTLAHLSGLDLRHAADGWHGLWHVDGVTHQFWLPQAVPDVAAFYAVSLPMDSFMELRAHAARRFWRSLNGRAPGADFRTLPAQLRRFHILSLRALDARLRGESYRTIAEVLLGFRGTKEDWEVDPRKNQARRLVAHGLKMMRGGYRLLLHYPIKSPAE, encoded by the coding sequence GTGACGCTGGCGCATTTGTCCGGCCTCGACCTACGGCACGCGGCGGACGGATGGCACGGTCTCTGGCATGTCGATGGCGTCACGCATCAATTCTGGCTGCCCCAGGCCGTGCCAGACGTGGCGGCCTTCTACGCTGTATCCTTGCCGATGGATTCCTTCATGGAGCTTCGCGCTCATGCCGCGCGCCGTTTCTGGCGATCCCTCAACGGGCGAGCGCCCGGCGCGGACTTCCGAACCTTGCCCGCCCAGCTCCGCCGATTTCATATCCTGTCCCTGCGCGCACTTGACGCTCGCTTGCGCGGCGAAAGCTATCGCACCATCGCGGAAGTGCTGCTCGGCTTTCGCGGGACAAAGGAGGATTGGGAAGTCGATCCCCGAAAGAACCAAGCCCGACGACTGGTCGCGCACGGCCTGAAAATGATGCGGGGCGGCTACCGCCTCTTGCTACACTATCCGATCAAATCGCCAGCCGAGTGA
- a CDS encoding DNA -binding domain-containing protein encodes MRKPVELDPDVDDEAPAGNDITPYDEQHYVTYLRLLDAKTDGADWNEVARIVLHRDPIGDETLTRRCWESHLARAEWLSRAGYRRILEQAVAAGR; translated from the coding sequence ATGCGAAAGCCTGTCGAACTCGATCCCGATGTGGACGACGAAGCGCCAGCGGGAAACGACATTACGCCTTATGACGAACAGCACTACGTCACCTATCTCCGCCTTCTCGATGCGAAGACGGACGGCGCGGACTGGAACGAAGTTGCGCGAATCGTCCTGCATCGTGATCCGATCGGCGACGAAACGCTGACGCGGCGATGTTGGGAAAGCCATCTTGCGCGCGCCGAATGGCTTTCACGCGCAGGCTATCGGCGAATCTTGGAACAGGCGGTCGCGGCCGGGCGCTGA
- a CDS encoding helix-turn-helix transcriptional regulator, with protein sequence MAIRRNAELPPRLLRTQEAARFLGISIRTLEKHRTYGTGPTYRKIGGRVLYTVRDLEAWSAVGTRKSTRDKNAGTVFPARPLTPDERGKL encoded by the coding sequence ATGGCCATCCGCCGCAATGCGGAGCTGCCGCCGCGCCTGTTGCGCACACAGGAAGCCGCGCGCTTTCTCGGCATCTCCATCCGCACGCTTGAAAAACATCGCACCTACGGCACCGGCCCGACCTATCGCAAGATCGGCGGCCGTGTCCTCTACACCGTTCGCGACCTTGAAGCCTGGAGCGCGGTTGGCACCCGCAAATCCACGCGCGACAAGAACGCCGGCACGGTCTTTCCCGCTCGCCCGCTTACGCCCGACGAGCGGGGCAAGCTCTGA
- a CDS encoding replication initiator protein A — protein MLRDDHRPAQPTDSSERSRLDPFIVATGDAAPRDQRDLMERPFFSLAKTPRTRPILYKAADVEVQVLAMPEHGMATIWDADVLIWAASQIVAAENSGLRTSRFFRFTPYHLLRAIGRPTGNHQYLLLKAALARLQSTVIATTIRNGPHWRRRQFSWVNEWEEMTTRAGRVEGMEFVLPEWFYNSVIDRSLVLTIDPAYFRLTGGIERWLYRVARKHTGHQRHGWTFEVSHLHAKSGSLARPSDFALDIRRIAERQRLPGYRLQIEWENGRELLLMRPAKASTVPVENRVDAIGTSGARTIGTSGANRPPDSIEESNRESNSCYLARAQARRGAGAAPKGEP, from the coding sequence ATGCTGCGCGACGATCACAGACCGGCGCAGCCGACCGACAGCAGCGAACGCAGCCGGCTCGACCCCTTCATAGTCGCGACGGGCGACGCCGCGCCGCGCGACCAACGCGATTTGATGGAGCGGCCGTTTTTCTCGCTGGCGAAGACACCGCGCACCAGGCCGATTCTCTACAAGGCTGCCGATGTCGAGGTGCAGGTGCTCGCCATGCCCGAACACGGCATGGCGACCATATGGGACGCCGATGTGCTGATATGGGCGGCCTCGCAGATCGTCGCGGCCGAGAATAGCGGCCTTCGCACGTCGCGCTTCTTCCGCTTCACGCCTTACCATCTGTTGCGCGCCATCGGGCGGCCGACCGGCAATCATCAATATCTGTTGCTGAAAGCCGCGCTCGCGCGCCTGCAATCGACCGTCATCGCCACAACGATCCGCAACGGCCCGCATTGGCGTCGCCGGCAATTCTCCTGGGTGAATGAATGGGAGGAAATGACGACGCGCGCCGGCCGCGTCGAGGGCATGGAGTTCGTCCTACCCGAATGGTTCTACAACAGCGTCATTGACCGTTCGCTAGTTCTCACCATCGACCCGGCCTATTTCCGGCTCACAGGTGGTATCGAGCGTTGGCTTTACCGTGTCGCGCGCAAGCACACCGGCCACCAGCGCCACGGCTGGACGTTCGAGGTTTCGCACCTTCACGCGAAGTCCGGCAGCCTCGCGCGGCCGTCAGACTTCGCGCTCGACATCCGCCGCATCGCCGAGCGCCAGCGGCTCCCCGGCTATCGGCTCCAGATCGAGTGGGAGAACGGCCGCGAGCTGCTGCTTATGCGGCCGGCAAAAGCATCCACAGTGCCTGTTGAAAACCGTGTGGACGCCATCGGCACATCAGGCGCACGCACTATCGGCACATCAGGCGCAAACCGTCCGCCGGACTCTATAGAAGAATCTAACAGAGAATCTAACTCTTGTTATTTGGCGCGCGCGCAAGCGCGCCGTGGTGCCGGTGCCGCCCCGAAGGGCGAGCCATGA
- a CDS encoding DUF2840 domain-containing protein, producing the protein MTRRAYRGAHGRPLPDGPAPFTTLVELTFDKRKVEHWIRFGRKSYEQILDRRRSVVGFAPESTFAFVRWAAGEHGTIISRIDIVRAIGRGEPFQTLPFVRPGGDILLRLDSWPKVQRALAVIDAVEALGLDPADVSPDYWRHAHNRLTANLEPSAYTPERHAAWIGRRRIGP; encoded by the coding sequence ATGACCCGTCGCGCTTATCGCGGCGCGCACGGCCGTCCGCTGCCGGACGGGCCTGCGCCCTTCACGACACTGGTTGAACTCACCTTCGACAAACGCAAGGTCGAGCACTGGATACGCTTCGGCCGCAAGAGCTACGAACAGATACTCGACCGTCGCCGCAGCGTCGTCGGCTTCGCGCCGGAGAGCACATTCGCCTTCGTCCGCTGGGCTGCCGGCGAGCATGGCACGATCATTTCCCGCATCGACATCGTGCGCGCCATCGGGCGCGGCGAGCCGTTCCAGACATTGCCCTTCGTCCGCCCCGGTGGCGACATCCTGTTGCGGCTGGATAGCTGGCCGAAGGTGCAGCGCGCGCTTGCCGTCATCGACGCCGTGGAGGCGCTGGGCCTCGACCCCGCCGATGTATCGCCGGACTACTGGCGGCACGCGCACAACCGCCTGACCGCCAATCTGGAGCCGAGCGCCTACACGCCCGAACGTCATGCCGCATGGATCGGGCGGCGGAGGATCGGTCCATGA
- a CDS encoding S26 family signal peptidase codes for MTRAGLLIATALAAVGVGYPGLTPMPVKLIWNASASAPIGFYTIDFDGPFDVTDLVAVDAPEPLATFLSERGYLPKGVPLLKRVRAVSGQTVCRIGHVITVDGIIAGAALERDRIGRALPVWQGCQRIHTGEIFLMNWQVRDSLDGRYFGLISTDQIIGRAVPLWTDEDGDGRFQWRAPTR; via the coding sequence ATGACGCGCGCCGGCCTCCTTATCGCGACGGCGCTCGCTGCCGTTGGCGTCGGCTATCCCGGCCTCACGCCGATGCCGGTCAAACTCATCTGGAACGCATCGGCCAGCGCGCCAATCGGCTTTTACACAATCGACTTCGACGGCCCGTTTGACGTGACTGATCTTGTCGCCGTCGATGCACCCGAACCGCTCGCGACCTTTCTTAGCGAGCGCGGCTATCTGCCAAAGGGCGTGCCTCTGTTGAAGCGCGTGCGCGCCGTTTCCGGCCAGACCGTTTGCAGGATCGGCCACGTCATCACCGTCGATGGCATCATTGCCGGTGCCGCGCTCGAACGCGACCGCATCGGCCGTGCGCTACCCGTCTGGCAGGGCTGCCAGCGCATCCATACCGGCGAAATCTTCCTCATGAACTGGCAAGTCCGCGACAGCCTGGACGGCCGGTATTTCGGGCTGATTTCCACGGACCAGATCATCGGCCGAGCGGTGCCGCTCTGGACCGACGAGGACGGCGACGGCCGCTTTCAATGGCGCGCGCCGACGCGCTGA
- a CDS encoding DUF736 domain-containing protein — translation MPANIFEPTANGYAGRVRLFGIDEAIVLVAIEPSDADNAPAYRIHLDDEDGPEIGGGWKRVGERAGDYIALEIDSPLFPALFRPALFQADDEGRTFRLAWKRPKPREDRS, via the coding sequence ATGCCTGCCAATATCTTTGAACCTACCGCCAACGGTTACGCCGGCCGCGTCCGGCTGTTCGGAATCGACGAGGCAATCGTGCTCGTCGCCATCGAGCCGAGCGACGCCGACAATGCGCCGGCCTACCGCATCCACCTCGACGACGAGGACGGCCCCGAAATCGGCGGCGGCTGGAAACGTGTCGGCGAACGCGCTGGCGACTACATCGCCCTGGAGATCGACAGCCCGCTTTTCCCCGCGCTGTTTCGTCCGGCGCTGTTCCAGGCCGACGACGAGGGGCGCACCTTCCGGCTCGCGTGGAAGCGGCCGAAGCCACGCGAGGATCGGAGCTGA
- a CDS encoding lytic transglycosylase domain-containing protein, which produces MHSHPFVPLGDKTAGARSEGQGRPSAGASRAPFTVASTLAGWRHSGDGAAWRCAVLLLAGALSVCAGPRVAAAQSAPVARPAADPYAAHIAEASQRFGIPERWIRAVLRAESAGDKGAISSAGAMGLMQIMPDTWAALRVRYQFGRNPYDPHDSIMAGAAYLREMWDRYGNVVAMLAAYNAGPARYDEHRSTGHPLPAETRAYVAALAPILGGAAASEAPPPPPDWRDAPLFIVRPNDSRATVAPSSDAQSGDARATVPVRDPAATALQDGSIFVARASVGDTP; this is translated from the coding sequence ATGCACTCGCATCCCTTCGTCCCGCTCGGCGACAAGACGGCCGGCGCGCGCAGCGAAGGTCAAGGGCGGCCATCGGCCGGCGCTTCGCGCGCACCCTTTACCGTAGCGAGCACGCTGGCAGGCTGGCGTCATAGCGGCGACGGGGCGGCATGGCGTTGTGCCGTCCTGTTGCTCGCCGGGGCGCTTTCCGTCTGCGCCGGGCCGCGCGTGGCCGCCGCGCAATCCGCGCCGGTCGCGCGTCCCGCCGCCGATCCTTATGCCGCTCACATCGCCGAGGCGTCGCAGCGGTTCGGCATCCCCGAACGCTGGATTCGCGCCGTGCTGCGCGCCGAGAGCGCGGGCGACAAGGGCGCGATTTCGTCGGCCGGGGCGATGGGATTGATGCAGATCATGCCCGACACCTGGGCGGCCCTGCGCGTTCGCTACCAGTTCGGTCGCAATCCCTACGACCCGCACGACAGCATCATGGCGGGCGCGGCCTATCTGCGCGAAATGTGGGACCGCTACGGCAATGTCGTGGCGATGCTCGCCGCCTACAATGCCGGTCCCGCGCGCTATGACGAGCACCGTTCGACCGGCCATCCACTGCCGGCCGAGACGCGCGCCTATGTCGCCGCGCTCGCGCCGATCCTTGGCGGTGCGGCCGCATCCGAGGCACCGCCACCGCCGCCCGACTGGCGCGACGCACCGCTCTTTATCGTGCGGCCGAACGACAGCCGGGCGACGGTCGCGCCGTCATCAGACGCGCAATCCGGCGACGCTCGCGCGACCGTTCCGGTGCGCGATCCCGCAGCTACGGCATTGCAAGACGGCAGCATTTTTGTGGCCCGCGCGAGCGTCGGGGATACGCCATGA